In a genomic window of Gemella haemolysans ATCC 10379:
- a CDS encoding endonuclease MutS2 translates to MNKITQKKLNLDLVLKDIEKYCFSELSYEKIKNLEYITNYDKLVEVHKENEEGYDLLRKYPNEFKLKIFDYNASVKKAKIDSVLSEKELFYILRNIITYDRFSKRFENIKLQEHFSYPSLTKYVVKLDDFSDLERYLDRIIDEDGYIRPDASLELKNIKVNISKLKNKSDQILKNILRSNVKKLTEAIVTKRNDRDVILVKPEYKNDFGGIIHDESASGNTFYVEPKENVEINNEIGILKRKEREEILRILKEASEVIKEKADELINSLWNFSQIEFIFSKMNFCARNGFNKQNIVNSQELNLKKAYNPLIDKDVVVKNDVILDNKGNSLIITGPNTGGKTVILKTVGLCVYLSHLGFYIPALEESTVGFFEDVFVDVGDEQSIENNLSTFSSHMTNIIDILNKTNDKSIILLDELCSGTDPSEGAVLSIALLEKFKNLNATMLCTTHYPEIKNYCFESEYYKNSSMEFDFEKLKPTYRFIIGLPGKSNAINISAKLGLEQSIIDEASSLLEVNTKENNLFIDKLSESIREYDYKLEYINKSLAEIDEVKETLETNLQKYEEYKESLYNDLSLELNKEIEEKKEEMLEIYKEFKDNTSLKQHELNDLLHSMDKSKNKIKLQRKLESQPKFNNSEIQVGDDVLVLSYNQRATVLEISGNTLQIKMGAMKLNIKKKEVRKIESEPEIAKRYVSTSSVSSKKVGIDINVIGLNTEEAIREIENYMDKVILQGYDTFTIIHGLGSGILRKNIGEYLKNNRYVASYRTGGQNEGGMGATVVEMK, encoded by the coding sequence TTGAATAAAATTACTCAAAAAAAACTTAATTTAGACCTAGTTTTAAAAGATATAGAGAAATATTGTTTTTCAGAGTTATCTTATGAAAAAATAAAAAATTTAGAATATATAACAAATTATGATAAGTTAGTAGAAGTTCATAAAGAAAACGAAGAAGGATATGACTTACTAAGAAAATATCCAAATGAATTCAAATTAAAAATATTTGATTATAATGCTAGTGTTAAGAAAGCTAAAATTGATAGTGTCCTTTCAGAAAAGGAACTCTTCTATATATTAAGGAATATTATAACTTATGATAGATTTTCTAAAAGATTTGAGAATATTAAATTACAAGAACATTTTTCATATCCAAGTTTAACAAAATATGTAGTTAAACTAGATGATTTTAGTGATTTAGAAAGATACCTAGATAGGATAATAGATGAGGATGGTTATATAAGACCAGACGCTTCATTAGAACTGAAAAATATCAAAGTAAATATTTCTAAGTTGAAAAATAAAAGTGATCAGATTTTAAAAAATATTTTACGTTCAAATGTTAAAAAATTAACTGAAGCAATTGTTACAAAGAGAAATGACCGTGATGTTATTTTAGTAAAACCAGAATATAAAAATGATTTTGGTGGAATTATCCATGATGAGAGTGCTTCGGGTAATACTTTTTATGTTGAACCAAAGGAAAATGTAGAGATTAATAATGAAATTGGTATACTGAAACGCAAAGAAAGAGAAGAAATACTTAGAATTTTAAAAGAGGCATCTGAAGTTATTAAAGAAAAAGCTGATGAACTTATAAATTCACTTTGGAACTTTTCACAAATAGAGTTTATTTTTTCAAAAATGAACTTTTGTGCTAGAAATGGCTTTAATAAACAAAACATAGTAAATTCACAAGAACTTAATTTAAAGAAAGCATATAATCCATTAATTGATAAAGATGTAGTTGTGAAAAATGATGTCATTTTAGACAATAAAGGAAATTCACTAATAATAACTGGTCCTAACACTGGAGGTAAGACTGTAATATTAAAAACAGTTGGACTATGTGTGTACTTATCACATTTAGGATTTTATATTCCAGCATTAGAGGAATCAACAGTCGGATTTTTTGAAGATGTGTTTGTAGATGTGGGAGACGAGCAATCAATCGAGAATAACTTATCTACTTTTTCTTCACATATGACTAATATAATTGATATATTAAATAAAACGAATGATAAGAGTATTATTCTATTAGATGAATTATGTTCAGGAACTGATCCGAGTGAGGGTGCTGTGTTGTCAATTGCATTATTAGAGAAATTCAAGAATCTAAATGCAACGATGTTATGTACAACGCACTACCCAGAAATTAAAAACTATTGTTTTGAATCAGAGTATTATAAAAACTCATCTATGGAATTTGATTTTGAAAAATTAAAGCCAACTTATAGATTTATTATAGGTTTACCAGGGAAATCTAATGCAATAAATATTTCTGCTAAACTAGGTCTAGAGCAATCTATTATAGATGAAGCAAGTTCATTATTAGAAGTTAATACGAAAGAGAATAATCTCTTCATAGATAAACTATCGGAAAGTATTAGAGAATATGATTATAAATTAGAATATATAAATAAAAGTTTAGCTGAAATTGATGAAGTTAAAGAAACTCTTGAAACTAACCTACAGAAATATGAAGAATATAAAGAAAGTCTATACAATGATTTAAGTCTAGAGTTAAATAAAGAAATAGAAGAGAAAAAAGAAGAGATGCTTGAAATTTATAAAGAATTTAAAGACAATACTTCTTTAAAACAGCATGAGCTTAATGACTTACTTCATTCTATGGATAAGAGCAAGAATAAAATAAAACTACAAAGAAAATTAGAAAGTCAACCTAAATTTAATAATAGTGAAATACAGGTTGGTGATGATGTGCTCGTGCTAAGTTATAATCAAAGAGCGACTGTATTAGAAATTTCAGGAAATACCCTACAAATAAAAATGGGGGCTATGAAACTAAATATCAAGAAAAAAGAAGTAAGAAAAATCGAAAGTGAACCAGAAATTGCTAAGAGATATGTAAGTACAAGCAGTGTAAGTAGTAAAAAAGTGGGTATTGATATTAATGTAATAGGATTAAATACAGAAGAAGCTATAAGAGAGATTGAAAATTACATGGATAAAGTAATACTTCAAGGGTATGATACATTTACTATTATACATGGTTTAGGTTCTGGTATACTACGAAAAAATATCGGAGAATACCTTAAAAATAATAGATATGTAGCTAGCTATAGAACCGGAGGGCAAAACGAAGGTGGAATGGGAGCTACTGTGGTTGAGATGAAATAA
- a CDS encoding CvpA family protein → MVDIIIALLLAAGAYLGYKRGLIMQIFYLGTIVIGYVVSMLFSSRLAYLFTSMIPIPTDVTDGLEGIYKGLNIPTAYYRIVSFIVLFIVIRLIIQILAQTLGVVRKLPLIKITDRYLGAILGFVEIYLIVFVVLYLVTVLPTPDWKIAIFKDSVLPDYIIQNTPVLSKQFISLFFNK, encoded by the coding sequence ATGGTTGATATAATTATTGCATTATTATTAGCTGCAGGTGCGTACTTAGGATACAAACGTGGGTTAATCATGCAAATTTTTTATCTAGGAACAATTGTAATTGGTTATGTAGTATCAATGTTATTCAGTTCAAGATTAGCATATTTATTTACAAGTATGATACCAATTCCAACTGATGTTACAGATGGTTTAGAAGGAATATATAAAGGATTAAATATTCCAACTGCATACTACCGAATAGTGTCATTTATTGTATTGTTTATTGTAATTCGATTAATAATACAAATACTAGCACAAACATTAGGAGTTGTTAGAAAATTACCGTTAATAAAAATAACGGATAGATATTTAGGGGCCATTTTAGGGTTTGTGGAAATTTATTTAATAGTTTTCGTAGTATTATATCTAGTAACAGTATTGCCTACACCGGACTGGAAGATAGCGATATTTAAAGATTCAGTGTTACCAGACTATATAATACAAAACACACCAGTGTTATCTAAACAGTTTATTAGTTTATTCTTTAATAAATAA
- a CDS encoding GNAT family N-acetyltransferase translates to MIIFKEPIDVSFQQIEDYKNEFILNNETIHGAANLTDLSINEWVKFVENTKYKETVTPGFVTAHTFFALDNDRIVGIINARHELNDYLLNFGGHIGYSVRKSERKKGYAKKMLNYTSEFLFSLGLEKILITCDKNNIASKRTIESCGGILENEVVEESRTTLRYWIYKK, encoded by the coding sequence ATGATTATCTTTAAAGAACCTATCGATGTTTCATTTCAACAAATAGAAGACTATAAGAATGAATTTATTTTAAACAATGAAACAATCCACGGTGCGGCAAACTTAACTGATCTATCTATTAATGAATGGGTAAAATTTGTAGAAAATACTAAGTATAAAGAAACAGTCACTCCAGGATTTGTTACTGCACATACTTTCTTTGCACTAGATAATGATAGGATTGTCGGTATTATTAACGCAAGACATGAACTTAATGATTATCTATTAAACTTTGGAGGTCATATAGGTTACAGTGTTAGAAAATCAGAACGTAAAAAAGGATATGCAAAGAAGATGTTAAACTACACTTCTGAATTTTTATTTTCACTCGGTCTAGAGAAAATTCTAATTACTTGCGATAAAAATAATATAGCTTCAAAACGTACTATTGAATCATGTGGTGGTATTTTAGAAAATGAGGTAGTAGAAGAATCTAGGACTACATTAAGATATTGGATATATAAAAAATAA